The Xenopus laevis strain J_2021 chromosome 4L, Xenopus_laevis_v10.1, whole genome shotgun sequence genomic sequence tacaccTCACACAACCTGCTGGATGGGCACCagaattgtgtcactgtatgtagcacatgcTCACAGCATGAACTGTTTATTTTagcctgataggtttccctgtctcctgctgtattctgccttgcctatgctccctgtgtgtgccatactctgtcctatgctccctgtgtgtaccatactctgtcctatgctccctgtgtgtaccatactctgtcctatgctccctgtgtgtgccatactctgtcctatgctccctgtgtgtaccatactctgtcctatgctccctgtgtgtaccatactctgtcctatgctccctgtgtgtaccatactctgtcctatgctccctgtgtgtaccatactctgtcctatgctccctgtgtgtaccatactctgtcctatgctccctgtgtgtaccatactctgtcctatgctccctgtgtgtgccatactctgtcctatgctccctgtgtgtgccatactctgtcctatgctccctgtgtgtaccatactctgtccTATGCGGGACATGAGCTTGgcagggtttgttctgggggttgttAGTGGCTCCTAAGGGCACACactcatgtgctgggggggggggtgctgtattatacacaggggagaaggggcatatggatttaagggtatgtcttaatatgacttttcacATATaactgatatccctgcagtgagcaccaaccatttggttttttggtgtgctaccaccattaacgtggtcttaaaagttcttgtggtaaagTGGATGTGGTATAAAAACAGGGAGtagtcaacactgacttccattatcagccctccaccatgtaagacagaaaaattccggccctctgtaccacagaagttgaacagcactgatcTAGAATATTCCAGCCAGTTGAACTAGTATAATCAACTCTTAAGAGAATAGCACACTGAATGTTTTGACTATCCCTGGGCCTGTGCTCTCAGGGAGGACACATACCTCTTGGTGCCTATGAACATTTTTTTGCCAGTGAGATGCTGGGCCATCAGGGGTTACAGCTCCCTAGGCtaagtaatattgttttttttgtgttactggcaCACCAGGGAAGTACCTATCTGTAGTCATAGGCAACCTCAGACTTTccctgcaaacaaaaaaaatgagagAGTAGCAATAGTAGTTCCTGCAAAAGCAGGCCCTACCACTAAATTAATGACGCACAAACATACAAATTATCCAACATGAGtggtcatttttttgccataaactGCACATGTGCATAACCATAGGACAAACACCAGGATGATGTGATGTGATTCAAGGCTGTGTGTGGAACTTGCAATCTACAAACTGGATGATTTTTTTCAGACTCTCTACCCCCCACACTGGACGGTTCAATAAAGCACTGTATTGCAGTCAGTATGTGCAGTCCTTATTTTTGTAGCTTTTGAGTAGTTGAAAAAAACTGCCATTTCAAAAGCCTTGCTGTATTCCCTAGAAATTGGTagcattattttgcctttaatatcAGCAGAACATTAAAAATTCTTCAGTTTCACTAGTAATGGACTTAAGACAGGCAACCAGCACAACTGATATGGTATAGGTGGTATCCGTGGTACCGTGTCAGCCAGTAGCAATAATAACTAGagagttttcatttgtattttgcctgacgaaggggccttggtgctccgaaagcttgcagtgtatttttattgttatttatcacttctacaatattttttgtatttgtttgtttttttatttattatgagagagagagagagagagactctgtTTTTAGCCTGTAAGACAATGACTAATTAGATACACTAGGGCAGCAACTGTAAACGATGACAGCTGAGGCTTTGGTTTTTCACTGTTTTCCCCTGAGGCTTAGAACTGGACATAACCAGTATATTAAACAAAACatgtaataaattaaaatctACATGAAAGATTTTAGAGGGAGGTTAGGGCAGCCTtcaacataaatagaaaatatacattatactGATTTAGTACAGAAAACATAGCTTTTGTTATCTGCCCATTCCATAAAGACACTGgggcaattttgcacctgggcagttacccatagcaaccaaccagctttttagctgcaggttgaacagtgaaagcaatctgattggttgcgatgggttactgcccaggtgcaaattcgcccacTATTCATAAACGACCCCCCTCTGGCTTTTAATGGCAGAAattaatgtatgttttttgtaaattttagttttttgcacACTGATTTAACACGTATGTCTTGGTTTATCAGTTATCAAGTTCAATATTTTGAACCCTGCCTAAGTGTCATCGACTATATTAGGTTATCTGCTACCATTCCCACTTTTCCCCTCCAGACCACCACGCCAAGATTACCATAACCAATTTActgaacttaccctttaaacacatGTCATAGGTACACAGTCACACATGGACAACTGGatagtattttaatatttttatttaaattaagcaCACATACTTGATTGACTGTTATTCTGACAGCATAAATAAATtacatcaaaaacaaaataaagtgctTTTTAATAGATGCGCCTATACAAAATAGACCAAACCTCTACACGTGGCATATTGATAGACATGCTGTTTACATCTGTTGTTTAAAACAACCACTAGGACATCCTTTGTAACACAGCACAATTGGTTAGTGCAAAAAAAGAAGCCTAGAACACCAAATACAAAGAGTATTTTATTTGCAATGAAAGGTTTTATTCTGTTTGCCACCACAAAATATTTTGTGGCAGAAACGTACTCACCATACAAGGTGGGTCACCTTTAACCCTGATTTCTCCCCTTTATAAACGGTAAGTTtaaactttatattaacttttagtatgagacaAACTCAGTCTGAGAATATTTTGGaggattttttaattattcatctttttgttcagcagctatttCCTAAGATACAGTTTACTATAGTAACCAGGCGATGGCTTGAGTAAGACTGATTGATACATTGACTGATTGGATCTAGATGCCGTCCAGGGGGCAGGACCTCACGTTGTAGCATAGAAGGTTCGAGTCTACCGGAGTGCTCCCATATCCATATTTTGTGataatggtttgaatgagaatcTGGGAACTGAATAGGGAAGAGTCCTAGTAGAaagaaatttaaaggaacagtaacacaaaaaaaatataatctacTGCCCtgcattaatagaaaaaaaagttataggtttgctttagaaacaatagtttatataaataagctgctgtgtagccatggtaccatgccaaatggttggtgctcactgcagggatatcacttatatgtgaaaaaagttaagtcatacccttaaatccatgtgCCTCATCCTCCCGTGTATAATACAGCACTCCCCATCCCAACTCATGATTAAACACCTAAGggccccctaacaacaattttcaaatgccaataaacccccagaactaatcctaccaggcttatgttccataggcagagtatggcacacacggagtatagggaaggcagaacaggagacagggaaacccatcaggaccactctaagatgtactacatacagtgacacagtgctggtgcacctccagcagtttttatgagtgtgaacaggtgaacaatgtgggcagtttcagtctgggtctcaggtgtgaacagtaacGGGCTTTAGGGGCGTTACAagtatgaacaatacagggggagaTTACGTGTGAAAAATGCAGgcgattacagtctgaatttaaggtttaaacaatgcaggggccagttaatctctgtagtgataccttttaaattttacatgtgGTAAACAaacagcaggtagactttcatgtggggagcCACACAAGGTCCCCCCCCGTAACCTCCAGCTGGACAGCACtggtaaactatagtagtctgaagcaaacaccagttttactagtgcagggaaatagtacattatattttatttactttaattttttggtgttcctgttcctttaataaaaacaaaactgtaacagttttgCCTGcaggtttccctttaaatggaagATATTAGGGTTAAAGATGCCTGCAGGAATCTGACCTGTATTTGAAAGGTAGACAGcaacagaagagaaaggcaaacaaattgtataggacatactaaaagttaacttataagTATTAAACATTGCACCCTATGTAGCTTATCTTTTATTTCCTATGCAAGTATGGACTCTACAGCCCAACAAAAACCCAATTGgtagcccccatggctacataataGCTTTTATATCCACCTATAGAAACTACAAACAAAAACACTTTCAATGTATGTGTCACTGACTTTGTAACAGGGATTTTCACATATGGCTCTAATGTTGAATTACACCTCCCAACATGCAGGTTGCTGAATAACATTATATGGTTGATGgaaaccatttttctaatatataacAGATATAGAACAGTAAGCCATGCAAGTTTCTTCACAGTGAGAGGGGTCAGAAAATAGACTGCAGTCTCTTCAGCTAGAAGGGAATATACTGGGCTGAAGAACACTCACATCAAACGGTTACAGGCATTGATAAGTGTTGGAGTGCTGATCAGTTCTGGGATTTATCAgatgagaacaaagagaaaagCTCCCCACAAGTCTGCGTTTCCACAGAACTAAACTGAGAATCAATTGTATTCCATGCCAGGTCTGCAAGAAGGAAGTCATCCATTGCAGTCTGGGTCTCATTGCTTGTAAGAAATAAATGGCCTAGTGTTTCAGAGCAGCTGTGGGTTGTTTGGGTTTCAGCACTGTTTTGCTGTACTTGGCTTTCAATGCTGTGACATACACTAGTTTTGCTCTCAGAAGATACATTTGCATGGCTGTCTGTATCGGACGAGTCTGTGCTCATTGAAAAGCTAGACTGCCTCAATATGCTACCTAATGGCAAGTGAGAGCTGCTGTCAAGAAAGCAATTTAAGTCAGTCTGCGTCTGAGTATCAAACATCTCCATACCTAGAATGCTAGCGTTTGCTTTGTTAGAATACAACTGGGCAGAGTCCTCAGAAAACAGAAAGTCCGTTTGGGTTTCAATATCTAGATACTCTGATGTGAGATTCCCCAACTCGCAGTCTTCTGTTTGTGTCTGAATATTGGAGGCAGAAAAAAACTCATCTATGTCAAAGTCAATGCCTGGATTCTGGGTACAATTTGATGACAAGTTTGCGTCCCCTCCTGAGCTTTCTACGGATAACAGACCGCGGTTATCCAATGGCTGGCCAGGCATATTATCGGATAAGATTTTTTCAAGGTCACTAAGGAGTTCCATGGTTTGTGTTTGATTATCAGTCATGTTTTGATTAGGGAATGCACCATTTTGATTGACAAAGCCTATTGTCTCTTCTCTTATTTGCTGAACATCATTTGTGTTCAATAAACTTTGGTCCAAAACTCCAGGCAAAAACCTACTTTCTGCCTTACTTGTTTGGGTTGATACAGTGTAAAAAGAGTGGCTGCCATCAAATAGATTTTCACACATAACAGCTTGGTCCACCTGTAAAGTTGCCCCTCTTGAtgcattgtgtgtttgtgtctcacGAGAAATCCCACCAGAGAAACAAGGACTAATGGACACGTCAGTCTTAGTGCTGTAGGGCAACTCATAATTTAATTGTAGTGTCTGGGTTTCAACATTAATAGGAAGCGAGATCTGTGCATTGAATGATAAGTCTGTTTGAGAACAAGATGAGACACAAGACTCAGAAGTCCAAGGAGGGTCTGGTAATACAGACTGGGTAAAGTATGATATGTCAGTCTGAACATCTGATGTAATTCGGTTCTTCTGGGAGATATCTGACATGATGTTGCTAGACACCGCTTTATCTAGGTTTACTTGTACAAAAGAGTTCACTGGCCCAACTGTATTAGAATCTGCATTTCTACACAATACAATACCGGTAGATAAAGCTGCATTTGTGTCCAGGTTTGAGACAATTGATCCACTGTAGTTAGACAATATTTGCACAGAAGTTGCAACAGAATCTTTGTCAACTGTCACAAGAACAGGTTTAACTGAACATGCAGATGATGGGACCAACACGGATAAATGAGTCAGCTGCATTACTGGTAGCTTAAGCAAAGCCAACTTTGGCAGCAGTAATGTTTGAGTTTGCTTTGGCTGTAAGGGGTTGCTCTCTGTAAAGCAGGAACTGCTGAGGCTTTCGACAGTGTGTAGTTTGAGATCTGTCGTTTGATCATCTTGTGATGCCAAAGAGAGAGCATGTTCAGGAAGTCTTGCCTCGTTCATGGTTTCATGGCTTTTCATAGCAGCTTCAATCTTCCTTTTCTTTACAGGGGgctctctacaaaaaaaaaagaaaaaaatgtatgcagaAAATGAGTACAGTGCTGTACATTACAGCATGAGAAAAGGGCAGTATAATCTGAATGCTATTTACATATTTCACCTGTGTTCAAATGGAATCTCATGGCCAGTTCTGTGAACGTGTGACAGGAGAGCAGTTCTGCTGGCATAAGGGCAGCCACATGTGCAATGGAAGGTCTTTCCACAATAACCAAGATGGCGTTTCAGGTCCCACTCCGTGCCGTAGCAGCTCCCACACTGGACACATTTGTGCTTCTTTTCTGCATGCATTTTCATGAAGTGCTGAAAGCAAACACATCCAGTACAAATAAAGTGCTGTAATGGCTTGACGCTAGGGAAAATAACAGTAAGCTGAAAATGTACAAAACCAATGTACAAAAGCTAATAATCTTCATTGTGACCATTTAAAAAGTGCAATGCTTAGTTTCAACCATGCACAGATAAATAAACATGCAGATATTTAATTTGAGAAAATACCAAAAATTCACCATGCTCCTATGTTAGACAAGAGTAGTAAAAGTAGGAGAAAATATAGAGCAGATATGAGAAAAATGCAAATCTACGAATATATAAAATTATCTAGAACTATGTGCTGATCAAAAGGCAATGGATAAAAAGGCGCTTTAGATCAAAAGGATTataaatcagatggcacacaacGGTAGCTCAACTCCATGTTGAATGTATTAAAATGCATGTAGGTGAATTTTTGAAATCACAAGCGCATTTTTGCAGAACACTGAAAAGGATAAGGATGGTATAGAATAAGATTAGGGGAAAACAGTTTATATAAGAGCAACAACTAAACAAATCTGACATACCTGTTTTACACGGGAAAACTGAGAAAACGGCCTGTTTGTTCCTCTTGGGCAGCCTTCTATTGGACAGCAGTATAATTTCTGTGAAGCTTTCAAATCTTTCCTCAATGTGGGATTGATCTCTCCATCCTGAAAATAAACAGCATTTATCATAtactttatatgcatttaaacattttaaatgtaaatccCAGATCGTAGTTGACATACTAGAACTGGGCCAAAACAGCAGATCATGCTAATATGGCAGTCAAAATATATAGTTTATCCTTCTGATACACATCTGtacattttgaggtttttttggccACACAAGATAAAATTTAACCCAAAATAACCAAAATTGCAATGGCATTCTAAGGTTCTGGGCACCAGCCTGTgtttttctgcaggctgagagaagcagatccactccCTTCTGCGTCTCTCTGTTGCTGTACTGGCAATCAAAGCTTTCCGCCTGCTAGTAGCTACACCAGAAGCGGAGATCAGCCCGAAAAAGCGAGACAGAAGCCGTAATGGTCAGTACAGCTACAGAGTGATGCAAAAGGGagtggatccgcttctctcagcctgcagaaataAATGCAGGctaagagcagcagagccaagGCTGCATATGCACAGGGCTAAAGTAAAATATGGCCAGTTGTTCTCCTACACCAGCCATGTTTCTTAACCTTCTCAGGAAGCCAAAATTGAGCTATGCAACCCACCGGTCACATTTTAATTACCGTTTTCTCTTGTAGGAAGACACTTTACTTTATTAAACAGAGTTAATATCCATGCTGAATACACAATAGTTGCTCAGAAAGGTCTGCATACATCACCCATATACGTTTTCCCCTGCTATGGGGTACAAGTGAGCTAGCAGTTAAGAGCTGTGAGTGCCTTAAAGGGGACACCAAAATACACATTATCATTAAAGCACGGCAACATTTTTCTTAAGAACACAATTCAGTATGCTTTTACAGTTAGGCAAGGCTACTCTTTCAGAGGAAATCTGAGTGCTAGCGCCAGGCTATCCCTTTACAATTGTTACTTTATCTGAATAGCAATACAGGGCTTAGGAAAAGATACAGTGAAACTTGGTAACCAATCAATCAACCAAGACCTGAGATCACTCCCATTATAATAAGGTAacgttatagttagagctgccaATTAGACATGGAATAGAAATCCAGATTATGCAGCAGAAAATGCATGCtgcacttaaatatatatatatatatgaacttctaaaaaggaaaatgtaaatagaCACAATACATTTGGTCATTTTGAAAATGATATACTATGTGTATGTAGGGTTAGTAAAAATGAGCACAGGTAGTCTACATTAATTTAgttatttgtttttccttttattctccTCTGTCTCGAGTTTCATTTAGGTTTTTATGTTAATAACTTGGGATTTCCATGACTATGTCCATGCAGTACAACTTGAATATGTGAAAGTGCAGTTGGCttcttttaaatattctttttgcTTTGTAACAACTCTGAAACCTGTAACTATACTGTTAACTGTGCAATGGCTTTTGGATTCTAAGTCTTCACATAAAGATGATGTCCACACCTTTGAAATCCTACTCACAATGTTTAATGTTACAATAAGAATACCTCGTATGATATGAGAAATCCTGTAGTTACAACAAAAACTTAAGACatactttataaaaacaaaaaatgatatactgtacataggatGCAACAGGATATTTCTTAGTAGTTTTAGATTACGCCTTGGTGCTTTAAGGATTAGTTATCGTCTAACTTATTCAGTTACAGAGAGCTTGAATTTCATGACTTAAAAGTATTAAAAGATGCACTGaatgattttttgattgaaaGAACCAAATTCCAAACCATAATTACAGCAGCAACATACACACAGCACGTGTTTGTTAAACTATATTAATTGGTTTATTTGGAACGCCAATATATCTTCTAAAATAGCACGGATGGGCAAGTGGAGTGCATAACCAGGATCAGGACCCCTAAAAAAATCCAGCACCCCTATGTAAAATACAATGGAATGGCTAAATGTCATTGGTTACACAGGAAGGCTTGTCCAATGACTTTGGGCCAAACAGTGTCGATTGAAGCTCAGTAGCTTTGGTAATCCTTAAGATGGTCATAGACGTGCAGTTTTTATTCTTAAGGGGGTGCTCCatctttgagttcacttttagtatgttatataatggctaattccaaACAACTATtcaattgatctttattttttcttttatatagtttatttctcctttttctgattctttccagcttttcaatggAGGtcactccatctaaaaacaaatgctctgtaaggctacacgttaatagttattgctactttttattactcatctttttaagtcaggccctctcctattcatattccagtctcttattcaaatcaatgctagggtaatttggacactagcagccagataactgaaattgcaaaccagagagctgctgaataaaaagctaaatcaaaaaccacaaataataaaaattgaaaaccaactgcaaataattgtctcagaatatcactatctacatcatacgaaaaagTAATTCAAacatgaaccacctctttaaagagatactgacacctgaaattaaacttttttttacatctattataatattggatttgcaagctacttctaactttgccataaagtatttgcatgatgcttttacgttacctgtctgatcccccatgttcctgtatgagggggctgccatatttgtgcagcaggagtccgttagcattagaaactgtaactaacaggctgagatgggacagtcaggttggcaaagtcagagagtcaggcttaggaacttcaactaacaattatatacaaaaacaaacctctcagcaaaaaatgatcaccatgacccataggtaacatttaatgtacattcatatgctaaaattaattttttagcgtcagtatcactttaagtctgaCAAACGATCATCCGTtccaatcttccaacctgcaactaactattcaaattaaataaagtagtaaaaaggaCAAATCACACGATGCTCAGGCCATTATAATTGACAGACTGCAATCGTATAAAAGTTGTTTCAgacaaatactagtgacagtctcccattgattcgtcagataggcaatacttGTAGAGATATCATTAGCCAATGGAAaccttctaacctgtctgataaCGATCGGTCGCAATAgttcaaaaaatgtaataatccgaaaaattgaaaaaaggaagACTATCTTTGTGTATACGGCCAACTTTAGGTAGAAGTTCTCAAACTCAAACATTGTGGAATGTTGCAATCTCGACAGGAGAGTTTATTACAATGCGATTATTCAAACAGCCTGTAATTGTAATGGGAACTGATATTTTGTCAACAAAAAATTAGTCACTGACCTTCATCCTGATAAAAGGATAAGGCTTGCAAAGTCTTTGTTGCATTCTGCCTCCAAATAAATGATATATGGAAACATAGAACACTGCAGATGAGAGACACAGGGCTGTAATAAATGAAGTCCTTCTCTT encodes the following:
- the atmin.L gene encoding ATM interactor; amino-acid sequence: MAAPGCEGRGTRVRSLYSCEHWEIVKPSVSELTREVRNNILCTVTGCGKVLPNPPALNMHLVKSHRIQDGEINPTLRKDLKASQKLYCCPIEGCPRGTNRPFSQFSRVKQHFMKMHAEKKHKCVQCGSCYGTEWDLKRHLGYCGKTFHCTCGCPYASRTALLSHVHRTGHEIPFEHREPPVKKRKIEAAMKSHETMNEARLPEHALSLASQDDQTTDLKLHTVESLSSSCFTESNPLQPKQTQTLLLPKLALLKLPVMQLTHLSVLVPSSACSVKPVLVTVDKDSVATSVQILSNYSGSIVSNLDTNAALSTGIVLCRNADSNTVGPVNSFVQVNLDKAVSSNIMSDISQKNRITSDVQTDISYFTQSVLPDPPWTSESCVSSCSQTDLSFNAQISLPINVETQTLQLNYELPYSTKTDVSISPCFSGGISRETQTHNASRGATLQVDQAVMCENLFDGSHSFYTVSTQTSKAESRFLPGVLDQSLLNTNDVQQIREETIGFVNQNGAFPNQNMTDNQTQTMELLSDLEKILSDNMPGQPLDNRGLLSVESSGGDANLSSNCTQNPGIDFDIDEFFSASNIQTQTEDCELGNLTSEYLDIETQTDFLFSEDSAQLYSNKANASILGMEMFDTQTQTDLNCFLDSSSHLPLGSILRQSSFSMSTDSSDTDSHANVSSESKTSVCHSIESQVQQNSAETQTTHSCSETLGHLFLTSNETQTAMDDFLLADLAWNTIDSQFSSVETQTCGELFSLFSSDKSQN